From a region of the Danio aesculapii chromosome 4, fDanAes4.1, whole genome shotgun sequence genome:
- the sim1b gene encoding SIM bHLH transcription factor 1b isoform X3 — MKEKSKTAARTRREKENSEFYELAKMLPLPSAITSQLDKASIIRLTSSYLKMRLVFPQGLGEVWGQAGRTRSGENPSHELGSHLLQTLDGFIFVVAADGKIMYISETASVHLGLSQVELTGNSIYEYVHPADHDEMAAVLTPQPSYHSHFVQEYEVERSFFLRMKCVLAKRNAGLTSGGYKVIHCSGYLKIRQFSLDASPFDGCYQNVGLVAVGHTLPPSAITEIKLHSNMFMFRASLDMKLIFLDSRVSDLTGYEPQDLIEKTLYHHVHCCDSFHLRCAHHLLLVKGQVTTKYYRFLSKRGGWVWVQSYATIVHNSRSSRPHCIVSVNYVLTDTEYKGLILSLDQLNPRKPAFPYANHSDKTHTTNSRSKILLSHYSQQFSSFPPDRSDSDHDSQWEDSPLTDSASPQRLDRSDSVCFSLAQSDVMQSCSQTHTPLFSRDGWWDARSANQHAVWDEDLSSSSAQSADGAQSLIRAAPELIKVEETHMRDYSSTALFSSARHRDGDPDGSPASLSALSSPGSDRQSQPLSASPPALETTHPSLRAYSAHYDINTHFQSSTAAHNGTSVIITNGS; from the exons ATGAAGGAGAAATCAAAGACTGCGGCGAGGACGCGGCGGGAGAAGGAGAACAGCGAGTTTTACGAGCTCGCCAAAATGTTGCCTTTGCCGTCCGCCATCACGTCTCAACTGGACAAAGCGTCCATCATCAGACTGACCAGCAGCTACCTGAAGATGAGACTGGTGTTCCCGCAAG gTTTGGGAGAGGTGTGGGGTCAAGCGGGTCGAACCAGATCTGGAGAAAACCCATCCCATGAGCTCGGATCTCATTTACTCCAG ACTTTAGACGGGTTTATATTTGTAGTGGCTGCAGATGGGAAGATCATGTACATCTCTGAGACGGCGTCGGTTCATCTGGGCCTTTCACAG GTAGAATTGACCGGAAACAGTATTTATGAATACGTTCATCCAGCGGATCATGACGAGATGGCTGCGGTTCTGACTCCACAACCTTCATATCATTCACACTTCGTCCAGG AGTATGAGGTGGAGCGATCGTTCTTCCTGAGAATGAAGTGTGTTTTGGCGAAGCGTAATGCTGGACTGACGAGTGGAGGATATAAG GTGATCCACTGCAGCGGGTACCTGAAGATCCGGCAGTTCAGTCTGGACGCGTCTCCGTTTGACGGCTGCTATCAGAACGTGGGTCTGGTGGCTGTCGGACACACACTTCCACCCAGCGCCATCACCGAAATCAAGCTGCACAGCAACATGTTCATGTTTCGCGCCAGTCTGGACATGAAGCTCATCTTCCTGGACTCACG GGTGTCAGATCTGACTGGATATGAGCCACAGGACCTGATTGAGAAGACCCTGTATCATCACGTGCACTGCTGTGACAGTTTTCACCTGCGCTGCGCTCATCACCTCC tgctgGTCAAAGGTCAGGTGACCACTAAGTATTACCGCTTCCTGTCGAAGCGCGGCGGCTGGGTTTGGGTCCAGAGTTACGCCACAATCGTCCACAACAGCCGCTCATCTAGACCCCATTGCATCGTCAGCGTCAACTACGTCCTCAC ggacACGGAGTATAAGGGGCTGATTCTGTCTCTGGATCAGCTGAATCCCAGAAAACCAGCCTTTCCGTATGCAAACCACAGCGATAAAACACACACGACCAACAGCAGGAGTAAAATCCTGCTCTCTCACTACTCACag CAGTTTTCCTCCTTCCCGCCGGATCGCTCAGACTCTGATCACGACAGCCAATGGGAGGACAGTCCTCTGACAGACTCCGCCTCCCCGCAGCGACTGGACCGCAGCGATTCGGTGTGCTTCAGTCTGGCTCAGAGCGACGTGATGCAGTcgtgttcacaaacacacacgccgCTGTTCAGCAGAGACGGCTGGTGGGACGCACGCTCCGCAAACCAGCAcg CGGTGTGGGATGAGGATCTGAGCTCTTCTTCAGCTCAGTCTGCAGACGGCGCTCAGAGTCTGATCAGAGCTGCGCCGGAGCTCATTAAGGTGGAGGAGACTCACATGCGGGATTATTCCTCCACCGCTCTCTTCTCCTCTGCCCGCCATAGAGATGGAGATCCGGACGGCAGCCCCGCGTCTCTGTCGGCCCTCAGCAGCCCCGGTTCCGACAGGCAGTCCCAGCCGCTATCAGCCTCTCCGCCCGCGCTGGAGACCACACACCCCAGCCTGCGCGCGTATTCTGCACACTACGACATCAACACACACTTCCAGAGCAGCACAGCGGCACACAACGGCACGTCCGTCATCATCACCAACGGCAGCTGA
- the sim1b gene encoding SIM bHLH transcription factor 1b isoform X1, with protein MKEKSKTAARTRREKENSEFYELAKMLPLPSAITSQLDKASIIRLTSSYLKMRLVFPQGLGEVWGQAGRTRSGENPSHELGSHLLQVIISKMLQTLDGFIFVVAADGKIMYISETASVHLGLSQVELTGNSIYEYVHPADHDEMAAVLTPQPSYHSHFVQEYEVERSFFLRMKCVLAKRNAGLTSGGYKVIHCSGYLKIRQFSLDASPFDGCYQNVGLVAVGHTLPPSAITEIKLHSNMFMFRASLDMKLIFLDSRVSDLTGYEPQDLIEKTLYHHVHCCDSFHLRCAHHLLLVKGQVTTKYYRFLSKRGGWVWVQSYATIVHNSRSSRPHCIVSVNYVLTDTEYKGLILSLDQLNPRKPAFPYANHSDKTHTTNSRSKILLSHYSQQFSSFPPDRSDSDHDSQWEDSPLTDSASPQRLDRSDSVCFSLAQSDVMQSCSQTHTPLFSRDGWWDARSANQHAVWDEDLSSSSAQSADGAQSLIRAAPELIKVEETHMRDYSSTALFSSARHRDGDPDGSPASLSALSSPGSDRQSQPLSASPPALETTHPSLRAYSAHYDINTHFQSSTAAHNGTSVIITNGS; from the exons ATGAAGGAGAAATCAAAGACTGCGGCGAGGACGCGGCGGGAGAAGGAGAACAGCGAGTTTTACGAGCTCGCCAAAATGTTGCCTTTGCCGTCCGCCATCACGTCTCAACTGGACAAAGCGTCCATCATCAGACTGACCAGCAGCTACCTGAAGATGAGACTGGTGTTCCCGCAAG gTTTGGGAGAGGTGTGGGGTCAAGCGGGTCGAACCAGATCTGGAGAAAACCCATCCCATGAGCTCGGATCTCATTTACTCCAGGTAATAATCAGCAAGATGCTCCAG ACTTTAGACGGGTTTATATTTGTAGTGGCTGCAGATGGGAAGATCATGTACATCTCTGAGACGGCGTCGGTTCATCTGGGCCTTTCACAG GTAGAATTGACCGGAAACAGTATTTATGAATACGTTCATCCAGCGGATCATGACGAGATGGCTGCGGTTCTGACTCCACAACCTTCATATCATTCACACTTCGTCCAGG AGTATGAGGTGGAGCGATCGTTCTTCCTGAGAATGAAGTGTGTTTTGGCGAAGCGTAATGCTGGACTGACGAGTGGAGGATATAAG GTGATCCACTGCAGCGGGTACCTGAAGATCCGGCAGTTCAGTCTGGACGCGTCTCCGTTTGACGGCTGCTATCAGAACGTGGGTCTGGTGGCTGTCGGACACACACTTCCACCCAGCGCCATCACCGAAATCAAGCTGCACAGCAACATGTTCATGTTTCGCGCCAGTCTGGACATGAAGCTCATCTTCCTGGACTCACG GGTGTCAGATCTGACTGGATATGAGCCACAGGACCTGATTGAGAAGACCCTGTATCATCACGTGCACTGCTGTGACAGTTTTCACCTGCGCTGCGCTCATCACCTCC tgctgGTCAAAGGTCAGGTGACCACTAAGTATTACCGCTTCCTGTCGAAGCGCGGCGGCTGGGTTTGGGTCCAGAGTTACGCCACAATCGTCCACAACAGCCGCTCATCTAGACCCCATTGCATCGTCAGCGTCAACTACGTCCTCAC ggacACGGAGTATAAGGGGCTGATTCTGTCTCTGGATCAGCTGAATCCCAGAAAACCAGCCTTTCCGTATGCAAACCACAGCGATAAAACACACACGACCAACAGCAGGAGTAAAATCCTGCTCTCTCACTACTCACag CAGTTTTCCTCCTTCCCGCCGGATCGCTCAGACTCTGATCACGACAGCCAATGGGAGGACAGTCCTCTGACAGACTCCGCCTCCCCGCAGCGACTGGACCGCAGCGATTCGGTGTGCTTCAGTCTGGCTCAGAGCGACGTGATGCAGTcgtgttcacaaacacacacgccgCTGTTCAGCAGAGACGGCTGGTGGGACGCACGCTCCGCAAACCAGCAcg CGGTGTGGGATGAGGATCTGAGCTCTTCTTCAGCTCAGTCTGCAGACGGCGCTCAGAGTCTGATCAGAGCTGCGCCGGAGCTCATTAAGGTGGAGGAGACTCACATGCGGGATTATTCCTCCACCGCTCTCTTCTCCTCTGCCCGCCATAGAGATGGAGATCCGGACGGCAGCCCCGCGTCTCTGTCGGCCCTCAGCAGCCCCGGTTCCGACAGGCAGTCCCAGCCGCTATCAGCCTCTCCGCCCGCGCTGGAGACCACACACCCCAGCCTGCGCGCGTATTCTGCACACTACGACATCAACACACACTTCCAGAGCAGCACAGCGGCACACAACGGCACGTCCGTCATCATCACCAACGGCAGCTGA
- the sim1b gene encoding SIM bHLH transcription factor 1b isoform X4, with translation MKEKSKTAARTRREKENSEFYELAKMLPLPSAITSQLDKASIIRLTSSYLKMRLVFPQGLGEVWGQAGRTRSGENPSHELGSHLLQTLDGFIFVVAADGKIMYISETASVHLGLSQVELTGNSIYEYVHPADHDEMAAVLTPQPSYHSHFVQEYEVERSFFLRMKCVLAKRNAGLTSGGYKVIHCSGYLKIRQFSLDASPFDGCYQNVGLVAVGHTLPPSAITEIKLHSNMFMFRASLDMKLIFLDSRVSDLTGYEPQDLIEKTLYHHVHCCDSFHLRCAHHLLLVKGQVTTKYYRFLSKRGGWVWVQSYATIVHNSRSSRPHCIVSVNYVLTDTEYKGLILSLDQLNPRKPAFPYANHSDKTHTTNSRSKILLSHYSQFSSFPPDRSDSDHDSQWEDSPLTDSASPQRLDRSDSVCFSLAQSDVMQSCSQTHTPLFSRDGWWDARSANQHAVWDEDLSSSSAQSADGAQSLIRAAPELIKVEETHMRDYSSTALFSSARHRDGDPDGSPASLSALSSPGSDRQSQPLSASPPALETTHPSLRAYSAHYDINTHFQSSTAAHNGTSVIITNGS, from the exons ATGAAGGAGAAATCAAAGACTGCGGCGAGGACGCGGCGGGAGAAGGAGAACAGCGAGTTTTACGAGCTCGCCAAAATGTTGCCTTTGCCGTCCGCCATCACGTCTCAACTGGACAAAGCGTCCATCATCAGACTGACCAGCAGCTACCTGAAGATGAGACTGGTGTTCCCGCAAG gTTTGGGAGAGGTGTGGGGTCAAGCGGGTCGAACCAGATCTGGAGAAAACCCATCCCATGAGCTCGGATCTCATTTACTCCAG ACTTTAGACGGGTTTATATTTGTAGTGGCTGCAGATGGGAAGATCATGTACATCTCTGAGACGGCGTCGGTTCATCTGGGCCTTTCACAG GTAGAATTGACCGGAAACAGTATTTATGAATACGTTCATCCAGCGGATCATGACGAGATGGCTGCGGTTCTGACTCCACAACCTTCATATCATTCACACTTCGTCCAGG AGTATGAGGTGGAGCGATCGTTCTTCCTGAGAATGAAGTGTGTTTTGGCGAAGCGTAATGCTGGACTGACGAGTGGAGGATATAAG GTGATCCACTGCAGCGGGTACCTGAAGATCCGGCAGTTCAGTCTGGACGCGTCTCCGTTTGACGGCTGCTATCAGAACGTGGGTCTGGTGGCTGTCGGACACACACTTCCACCCAGCGCCATCACCGAAATCAAGCTGCACAGCAACATGTTCATGTTTCGCGCCAGTCTGGACATGAAGCTCATCTTCCTGGACTCACG GGTGTCAGATCTGACTGGATATGAGCCACAGGACCTGATTGAGAAGACCCTGTATCATCACGTGCACTGCTGTGACAGTTTTCACCTGCGCTGCGCTCATCACCTCC tgctgGTCAAAGGTCAGGTGACCACTAAGTATTACCGCTTCCTGTCGAAGCGCGGCGGCTGGGTTTGGGTCCAGAGTTACGCCACAATCGTCCACAACAGCCGCTCATCTAGACCCCATTGCATCGTCAGCGTCAACTACGTCCTCAC ggacACGGAGTATAAGGGGCTGATTCTGTCTCTGGATCAGCTGAATCCCAGAAAACCAGCCTTTCCGTATGCAAACCACAGCGATAAAACACACACGACCAACAGCAGGAGTAAAATCCTGCTCTCTCACTACTCACag TTTTCCTCCTTCCCGCCGGATCGCTCAGACTCTGATCACGACAGCCAATGGGAGGACAGTCCTCTGACAGACTCCGCCTCCCCGCAGCGACTGGACCGCAGCGATTCGGTGTGCTTCAGTCTGGCTCAGAGCGACGTGATGCAGTcgtgttcacaaacacacacgccgCTGTTCAGCAGAGACGGCTGGTGGGACGCACGCTCCGCAAACCAGCAcg CGGTGTGGGATGAGGATCTGAGCTCTTCTTCAGCTCAGTCTGCAGACGGCGCTCAGAGTCTGATCAGAGCTGCGCCGGAGCTCATTAAGGTGGAGGAGACTCACATGCGGGATTATTCCTCCACCGCTCTCTTCTCCTCTGCCCGCCATAGAGATGGAGATCCGGACGGCAGCCCCGCGTCTCTGTCGGCCCTCAGCAGCCCCGGTTCCGACAGGCAGTCCCAGCCGCTATCAGCCTCTCCGCCCGCGCTGGAGACCACACACCCCAGCCTGCGCGCGTATTCTGCACACTACGACATCAACACACACTTCCAGAGCAGCACAGCGGCACACAACGGCACGTCCGTCATCATCACCAACGGCAGCTGA
- the sim1b gene encoding SIM bHLH transcription factor 1b isoform X2, translated as MKEKSKTAARTRREKENSEFYELAKMLPLPSAITSQLDKASIIRLTSSYLKMRLVFPQGLGEVWGQAGRTRSGENPSHELGSHLLQVIISKMLQTLDGFIFVVAADGKIMYISETASVHLGLSQVELTGNSIYEYVHPADHDEMAAVLTPQPSYHSHFVQEYEVERSFFLRMKCVLAKRNAGLTSGGYKVIHCSGYLKIRQFSLDASPFDGCYQNVGLVAVGHTLPPSAITEIKLHSNMFMFRASLDMKLIFLDSRVSDLTGYEPQDLIEKTLYHHVHCCDSFHLRCAHHLLLVKGQVTTKYYRFLSKRGGWVWVQSYATIVHNSRSSRPHCIVSVNYVLTDTEYKGLILSLDQLNPRKPAFPYANHSDKTHTTNSRSKILLSHYSQFSSFPPDRSDSDHDSQWEDSPLTDSASPQRLDRSDSVCFSLAQSDVMQSCSQTHTPLFSRDGWWDARSANQHAVWDEDLSSSSAQSADGAQSLIRAAPELIKVEETHMRDYSSTALFSSARHRDGDPDGSPASLSALSSPGSDRQSQPLSASPPALETTHPSLRAYSAHYDINTHFQSSTAAHNGTSVIITNGS; from the exons ATGAAGGAGAAATCAAAGACTGCGGCGAGGACGCGGCGGGAGAAGGAGAACAGCGAGTTTTACGAGCTCGCCAAAATGTTGCCTTTGCCGTCCGCCATCACGTCTCAACTGGACAAAGCGTCCATCATCAGACTGACCAGCAGCTACCTGAAGATGAGACTGGTGTTCCCGCAAG gTTTGGGAGAGGTGTGGGGTCAAGCGGGTCGAACCAGATCTGGAGAAAACCCATCCCATGAGCTCGGATCTCATTTACTCCAGGTAATAATCAGCAAGATGCTCCAG ACTTTAGACGGGTTTATATTTGTAGTGGCTGCAGATGGGAAGATCATGTACATCTCTGAGACGGCGTCGGTTCATCTGGGCCTTTCACAG GTAGAATTGACCGGAAACAGTATTTATGAATACGTTCATCCAGCGGATCATGACGAGATGGCTGCGGTTCTGACTCCACAACCTTCATATCATTCACACTTCGTCCAGG AGTATGAGGTGGAGCGATCGTTCTTCCTGAGAATGAAGTGTGTTTTGGCGAAGCGTAATGCTGGACTGACGAGTGGAGGATATAAG GTGATCCACTGCAGCGGGTACCTGAAGATCCGGCAGTTCAGTCTGGACGCGTCTCCGTTTGACGGCTGCTATCAGAACGTGGGTCTGGTGGCTGTCGGACACACACTTCCACCCAGCGCCATCACCGAAATCAAGCTGCACAGCAACATGTTCATGTTTCGCGCCAGTCTGGACATGAAGCTCATCTTCCTGGACTCACG GGTGTCAGATCTGACTGGATATGAGCCACAGGACCTGATTGAGAAGACCCTGTATCATCACGTGCACTGCTGTGACAGTTTTCACCTGCGCTGCGCTCATCACCTCC tgctgGTCAAAGGTCAGGTGACCACTAAGTATTACCGCTTCCTGTCGAAGCGCGGCGGCTGGGTTTGGGTCCAGAGTTACGCCACAATCGTCCACAACAGCCGCTCATCTAGACCCCATTGCATCGTCAGCGTCAACTACGTCCTCAC ggacACGGAGTATAAGGGGCTGATTCTGTCTCTGGATCAGCTGAATCCCAGAAAACCAGCCTTTCCGTATGCAAACCACAGCGATAAAACACACACGACCAACAGCAGGAGTAAAATCCTGCTCTCTCACTACTCACag TTTTCCTCCTTCCCGCCGGATCGCTCAGACTCTGATCACGACAGCCAATGGGAGGACAGTCCTCTGACAGACTCCGCCTCCCCGCAGCGACTGGACCGCAGCGATTCGGTGTGCTTCAGTCTGGCTCAGAGCGACGTGATGCAGTcgtgttcacaaacacacacgccgCTGTTCAGCAGAGACGGCTGGTGGGACGCACGCTCCGCAAACCAGCAcg CGGTGTGGGATGAGGATCTGAGCTCTTCTTCAGCTCAGTCTGCAGACGGCGCTCAGAGTCTGATCAGAGCTGCGCCGGAGCTCATTAAGGTGGAGGAGACTCACATGCGGGATTATTCCTCCACCGCTCTCTTCTCCTCTGCCCGCCATAGAGATGGAGATCCGGACGGCAGCCCCGCGTCTCTGTCGGCCCTCAGCAGCCCCGGTTCCGACAGGCAGTCCCAGCCGCTATCAGCCTCTCCGCCCGCGCTGGAGACCACACACCCCAGCCTGCGCGCGTATTCTGCACACTACGACATCAACACACACTTCCAGAGCAGCACAGCGGCACACAACGGCACGTCCGTCATCATCACCAACGGCAGCTGA